The Pan paniscus chromosome 1, NHGRI_mPanPan1-v2.0_pri, whole genome shotgun sequence genome has a segment encoding these proteins:
- the AIM2 gene encoding interferon-inducible protein AIM2 isoform X1: MESKYKEILLLTGLDNITDEELDRFKFFLSDEFNIATGKLHTANRIQVANLMIQNAGAVSAVMKTIRIFQKLNYMLLAKRLQEEKEKVDKQYKSVTKPKPLSQAEMSPAASAAIRNDVAKQRAAPKVSPHAKPEQKQMVAQQESIREGFQKGCLPVMVLKAKKPFTFETQEGKQEMFHATVATEKEFFFVKVFNTLLKDKFIPKRIIIISRYYQHSGFLEVNSASRVLDAESDQKVNVPLNIIRKAGETPKINTLQTQPLGTIVNGLFVVQKVTEKKKNVLFDLSDNTGKMEVLVVRNEDTMKCKEGDKVRLTFFTLSKNGEKLQLTSGVHSTIKVIKAKKKT, from the exons ATGGAGAGTAAATACAAGGAGATACTCTTGCTAACAGGCCTGGATAACATCACTGATGAGGAACTGGATAGGTTTAAGTTCTTTCTTTCAGACGAGTTTAATATCGCCACAGGCAAACTACATACTGCAAACAGAATACAAGTAGCTAACTTGATGATTCAAAATGCTGGGGCGGTGTCTGCAGTGATGAAGACCATTCGTATTTTTCAGAAGTTGAATTATATGCTTTTGGCAAAACGTCttcaggaagagaaggagaaag ttGATAAGCAATACAAATCGGTAACAAAACCAAAGCCACTAAGTCAAGCTGAAATGAGTCCTGCTGCATCTGCAGCCATCAGAAATGATGTCGCAAAGCAACGTGCTGCACCAAAAGTCTCTCCTCATGCTAAG CCTGAACAGAAACAGATGGTGGCCCAGCAGGAATCTATCAGAGAAGGGTTTCAGAAAGGCTGTTTGCCAGTTATGGTACTGAAAGCAAAGAAGCCCTTCACGTTTGAGACCCAAGAAGGCAAGCAGGAGATGTTTCATGCTACAGTGGCTACAGAAAAGGAATTCTTCTTTGTAAAAGTTTTTAATACACTGCTGAAAGATAAATTCATTCCAAAGAGAATAATTATAATATCAAGATATTATCAGCACAGTGGTTTCTTAGAGGTAAATAGTGCCTCACGTGTGTTAGATGCTGAATCTGACCAAAAGGTTAATGTCCCACTGAACATTATCAGAAAAGCTGGTGAAACCCCGAAGATCAACACGCTTCAAACTCAGCCCCTTGGAACAATTGTGAATGGTTTGTTTGTAGTCCAGAAG gtaacagaaaagaagaaaaacgtaTTATTTGACCTAAGTGACAACACTGGGAAAATGGAAGTACTGGTGGTTAGAAACGAGGACACAATGAAATGTAAGGAAGGAGATAAGGTTCGACTTACATTCTTCACACTgtcaaaaaatggagaaaaactaCAGCTGACATCTGGAGTTCATAGCACCATAAAG GTTattaaggccaaaaaaaaaacatag
- the AIM2 gene encoding interferon-inducible protein AIM2 isoform X3, with protein sequence MSPAASAAIRNDVAKQRAAPKVSPHAKPEQKQMVAQQESIREGFQKGCLPVMVLKAKKPFTFETQEGKQEMFHATVATEKEFFFVKVFNTLLKDKFIPKRIIIISRYYQHSGFLEVNSASRVLDAESDQKVNVPLNIIRKAGETPKINTLQTQPLGTIVNGLFVVQKVTEKKKNVLFDLSDNTGKMEVLVVRNEDTMKCKEGDKVRLTFFTLSKNGEKLQLTSGVHSTIKVIKAKKKT encoded by the exons ATGAGTCCTGCTGCATCTGCAGCCATCAGAAATGATGTCGCAAAGCAACGTGCTGCACCAAAAGTCTCTCCTCATGCTAAG CCTGAACAGAAACAGATGGTGGCCCAGCAGGAATCTATCAGAGAAGGGTTTCAGAAAGGCTGTTTGCCAGTTATGGTACTGAAAGCAAAGAAGCCCTTCACGTTTGAGACCCAAGAAGGCAAGCAGGAGATGTTTCATGCTACAGTGGCTACAGAAAAGGAATTCTTCTTTGTAAAAGTTTTTAATACACTGCTGAAAGATAAATTCATTCCAAAGAGAATAATTATAATATCAAGATATTATCAGCACAGTGGTTTCTTAGAGGTAAATAGTGCCTCACGTGTGTTAGATGCTGAATCTGACCAAAAGGTTAATGTCCCACTGAACATTATCAGAAAAGCTGGTGAAACCCCGAAGATCAACACGCTTCAAACTCAGCCCCTTGGAACAATTGTGAATGGTTTGTTTGTAGTCCAGAAG gtaacagaaaagaagaaaaacgtaTTATTTGACCTAAGTGACAACACTGGGAAAATGGAAGTACTGGTGGTTAGAAACGAGGACACAATGAAATGTAAGGAAGGAGATAAGGTTCGACTTACATTCTTCACACTgtcaaaaaatggagaaaaactaCAGCTGACATCTGGAGTTCATAGCACCATAAAG GTTattaaggccaaaaaaaaaacatag
- the AIM2 gene encoding interferon-inducible protein AIM2 isoform X2 — protein MIQNAGAVSAVMKTIRIFQKLNYMLLAKRLQEEKEKVDKQYKSVTKPKPLSQAEMSPAASAAIRNDVAKQRAAPKVSPHAKPEQKQMVAQQESIREGFQKGCLPVMVLKAKKPFTFETQEGKQEMFHATVATEKEFFFVKVFNTLLKDKFIPKRIIIISRYYQHSGFLEVNSASRVLDAESDQKVNVPLNIIRKAGETPKINTLQTQPLGTIVNGLFVVQKVTEKKKNVLFDLSDNTGKMEVLVVRNEDTMKCKEGDKVRLTFFTLSKNGEKLQLTSGVHSTIKVIKAKKKT, from the exons ATGATTCAAAATGCTGGGGCGGTGTCTGCAGTGATGAAGACCATTCGTATTTTTCAGAAGTTGAATTATATGCTTTTGGCAAAACGTCttcaggaagagaaggagaaag ttGATAAGCAATACAAATCGGTAACAAAACCAAAGCCACTAAGTCAAGCTGAAATGAGTCCTGCTGCATCTGCAGCCATCAGAAATGATGTCGCAAAGCAACGTGCTGCACCAAAAGTCTCTCCTCATGCTAAG CCTGAACAGAAACAGATGGTGGCCCAGCAGGAATCTATCAGAGAAGGGTTTCAGAAAGGCTGTTTGCCAGTTATGGTACTGAAAGCAAAGAAGCCCTTCACGTTTGAGACCCAAGAAGGCAAGCAGGAGATGTTTCATGCTACAGTGGCTACAGAAAAGGAATTCTTCTTTGTAAAAGTTTTTAATACACTGCTGAAAGATAAATTCATTCCAAAGAGAATAATTATAATATCAAGATATTATCAGCACAGTGGTTTCTTAGAGGTAAATAGTGCCTCACGTGTGTTAGATGCTGAATCTGACCAAAAGGTTAATGTCCCACTGAACATTATCAGAAAAGCTGGTGAAACCCCGAAGATCAACACGCTTCAAACTCAGCCCCTTGGAACAATTGTGAATGGTTTGTTTGTAGTCCAGAAG gtaacagaaaagaagaaaaacgtaTTATTTGACCTAAGTGACAACACTGGGAAAATGGAAGTACTGGTGGTTAGAAACGAGGACACAATGAAATGTAAGGAAGGAGATAAGGTTCGACTTACATTCTTCACACTgtcaaaaaatggagaaaaactaCAGCTGACATCTGGAGTTCATAGCACCATAAAG GTTattaaggccaaaaaaaaaacatag